A region of Granulicella sibirica DNA encodes the following proteins:
- a CDS encoding proline--tRNA ligase — translation MHRWSQLFIPTLREAPADAEVASHKLLLRAGYVRQLGAGIYSYLFLGHRSIHKIVGIIRQEMDRIGQEFLLPTLNPRELWEASGRWEGMGENMFHLKDRKGAEFSLAMTHEEVMTDIARKELRSYKQLPQIWYQIQTKFRDEPRPKAGLLRVRQFIMKDSYSFDMDEPGLDVSYNKHDQAYRAIFTRCGLEFVAVEADSGAMGGSQSQEFMVYTEAGEDLIASSASGYAANLEKATSVLEPVEDLTPTADAPELIHTPGHKTIDEVGAFLDTKPQHQIKTMAYIVEHPASDEKQIKVVGKTRPVVVFLRGDHSVNEAKLAALAGGELRPMTPEELEATFKAPAGYLGPIGLEAAPHPKKPGTLILLDKALEGRQNLIAGANQAEYHLRNVTPMRDFKPTLIADIRNILEGEGDPIGHQPLRLGKAVEIGHIFKLGNRYTKIMGSTVLNKEGKEVVPIMGCYGIGVERILTAAIETSAAKNGGDSYALPASIAPFEVVVTVTNITDPTLLEAGEKVAAELTAAGFDVLLDDRDERAGVKFKDADLIGIPYRINIGRGVAEGKIELLDRLLNRNLDLPLEEAAKHLAAAMKT, via the coding sequence CAGCCACAAGCTCCTGCTGCGCGCCGGCTATGTCCGCCAGCTCGGAGCAGGCATCTACTCCTACCTCTTCCTCGGCCACCGGTCCATCCATAAGATCGTCGGCATCATCCGCCAGGAGATGGACCGCATCGGCCAGGAGTTCCTCCTTCCCACCCTCAACCCTCGCGAGCTCTGGGAAGCCAGCGGACGCTGGGAGGGCATGGGCGAGAACATGTTCCACCTCAAGGACCGCAAAGGCGCCGAATTTTCCCTCGCCATGACCCACGAAGAGGTCATGACCGACATCGCCCGCAAGGAGCTCCGCAGCTACAAGCAGCTCCCGCAGATCTGGTACCAGATCCAGACCAAGTTCCGCGACGAGCCGCGCCCCAAGGCCGGTCTCCTCCGCGTCCGCCAGTTCATCATGAAGGACTCCTACTCCTTCGACATGGACGAGCCCGGCCTCGACGTCAGCTACAACAAGCACGACCAGGCTTACCGCGCCATCTTCACCCGCTGCGGCCTCGAGTTCGTCGCCGTCGAAGCCGACTCCGGAGCCATGGGTGGCTCGCAGTCCCAGGAGTTCATGGTCTACACCGAAGCCGGTGAAGACCTCATCGCCTCTTCCGCCTCCGGCTACGCCGCCAACCTCGAAAAAGCCACCAGCGTCCTCGAGCCCGTCGAAGATCTCACCCCCACCGCCGACGCCCCCGAGCTCATTCACACGCCCGGCCACAAGACCATTGACGAAGTCGGCGCCTTCCTCGACACCAAACCCCAGCACCAGATCAAGACCATGGCCTACATCGTCGAGCATCCCGCCTCCGACGAGAAGCAGATCAAGGTCGTCGGCAAAACGCGTCCGGTCGTCGTCTTCCTCCGTGGAGACCACTCCGTCAATGAGGCCAAGCTAGCCGCCCTCGCCGGTGGCGAACTCCGCCCCATGACTCCTGAAGAGCTCGAGGCCACCTTCAAGGCCCCCGCCGGCTATCTCGGGCCCATCGGCCTCGAAGCCGCTCCCCACCCCAAAAAGCCCGGCACCCTGATCCTCCTCGACAAAGCCCTCGAAGGCCGCCAGAACCTCATCGCCGGAGCCAACCAGGCCGAGTACCATCTCCGCAACGTGACCCCCATGCGCGACTTCAAGCCCACCCTCATCGCCGACATCCGCAACATCCTCGAAGGCGAGGGCGACCCCATCGGCCACCAGCCCCTGCGTCTCGGCAAGGCAGTCGAAATCGGACACATCTTCAAGCTCGGCAACCGCTACACCAAGATCATGGGTTCCACCGTCCTCAACAAGGAGGGTAAAGAGGTCGTCCCCATCATGGGCTGCTACGGCATCGGCGTCGAGCGCATCCTCACCGCCGCCATCGAAACCAGCGCCGCGAAGAACGGAGGCGACTCCTACGCGCTCCCAGCCTCCATCGCGCCCTTCGAAGTCGTCGTCACCGTCACCAACATCACCGACCCAACCCTCCTCGAAGCTGGAGAAAAGGTAGCCGCTGAGCTCACCGCCGCCGGTTTTGATGTGCTTCTTGATGACCGTGACGAACGAGCCGGAGTCAAATTCAAAGACGCGGACCTTATCGGCATCCCATACCGTATCAACATCGGCCGCGGAGTCGCCGAAGGCAAAATCGAGCTGCTCGACCGCCTTCTCAACCGCAACCTCGACCTCCCGCTAGAGGAGGCAGCCAAACATCTCGCCGCCGCCATGAAGACGTAA